A portion of the Candidatus Ancaeobacter aquaticus genome contains these proteins:
- a CDS encoding HAMP domain-containing sensor histidine kinase has product HEFLGIAKRNVDRLARLINDVLDFQKLEAGKMTFNIEENDINETVCEVCQTMDTVARQKQLEIITRCKKNIPTFRFDKDKIIQVLTNLINNAIKFTEKGSVTIATSVKDNIVQVAVSDTGMGVKKEDLDRLFNYFEQIGGKERKVGGTGLGLVISKEIVARHNGKIWVKSEFGKGTTFYFVLPV; this is encoded by the coding sequence CATGAATTTTTGGGGATCGCAAAAAGAAATGTTGATCGATTGGCCAGGCTGATAAACGATGTTCTTGATTTTCAGAAGCTTGAAGCGGGAAAGATGACTTTCAATATTGAAGAGAATGATATAAATGAGACAGTATGTGAGGTCTGCCAGACAATGGACACGGTAGCGCGGCAAAAACAACTTGAGATCATTACACGTTGTAAAAAGAATATCCCAACTTTTCGTTTTGACAAAGATAAAATTATTCAGGTGCTGACAAATCTTATAAATAATGCGATCAAGTTTACCGAGAAGGGGTCGGTGACGATAGCTACCTCAGTTAAAGACAATATCGTACAGGTAGCGGTTTCTGATACGGGGATGGGAGTAAAAAAAGAGGATCTAGATCGTCTCTTTAACTATTTTGAGCAGATCGGTGGCAAAGAAAGAAAGGTTGGTGGGACTGGTTTAGGGTTGGTTATCTCTAAAGAAATCGTAGCGCGTCATAATGGCAAAATATGGGTTAAATCAGAGTTTGGAAAAGGAACCACGTTTTATTTTGTTCTGCCGGTTTAG